The genomic region CCCCCTGTCGGTGAGGGGGCGCAGATCTTAGAGGGAAAGCCCGAGGAGATCGCCCAGAAGGTCTTCGATATTCTGAAAGAAAAAGGAGGGGTGGCCTGATGAAAGAGATCATCGTTGTTGCGGAACATCGACGGGGAGAGTTGAGGGATGTGACCTTTGAGATGCTCTCAAAAGGAAGGGAACTGTCGGAAAGCCTCGGCGCCCAGCTCTCGGTCGCCCTCCTAGGAAAGGATGTGAGGCCCCTGGCGGAGGCCCTCAAACCGAAGGCCAACCGGGTGCTTCTCGTCGAGGACCCTCGGCTCGAAAGCTACAATTCAGAGACCTATGAGAAGGTTCTTACCCACCTTCTCACGGAGCGAAGACCGATCTTGACGATGATCGGCCACACCGCCACCGGGATGGACTTTGCCCCGCCCCTGGCCGCCCACCTGAAACTCCCCCTGGCCACAGACCTCATCGGCATCGAACCCAAAGACGAGACCTTTGCCCTGACCCGGCAGATCTACGGAGGAAAGATCAACGCCGCCGTCTCGTTTCTCAAGAAATCGCCCTCCTACATCGTCACCCTCCGGGCCGGTGCCTTTCCGGTGGTCGAGAAGCCTCCTCTGGAGGGCGAGATCGTGCCCGTGGCCTCTCCGCTGACGGATGAGGCGTTGGCCAGACGTTTCATCGAATATGTGGAGAGCGCGGCAGGAGAGGTCGATATCTCCCAGGCCGATATCTTGGTGGCCATCGGAAGGGGGATCAAGGATGCCGAGAACATCCCCATGGTCAAAGAGCTGGCCGACTCCATCGGCGGTGTCCTCGCCTGTTCCCGGCCGGTGGTGGACAAGAAGTGGCTCCCGAAGGGTTGCCAGGTCGGAACCTCCGGCAAGACCGTCAAACCCAAGGTCTACATCGCCCTCGGGATCAGCGGGGCTTTCCAGCACGTGGCGGGGATGAAAGGCTCGGGGACCATCATCGCCGTCAACAAGGACCCCAAGGCCCCCATCTTCAGCGTCGCCCATTATGGCATCGTGGCGGACCTTTTCAAGATTCTTCCTGTGATTAAGGAGAAGTTGAAGGAGCTGAAAAAATGACCCCGAGCAGAAACGGGAGGAGGCCATGGATTTCGAACTGACCCAGGAGCAGAAGGATATCCAGAAGGCGGCCCGAGAGTTCATCCAGGGAGAGTACGATAAGGAGAAGATCCTCGAATGGGAGCAGACCCATTCCTTCCCCCGAGAGGTCTGGAAGAAGGCCTGCAAACTGGGCTTCATCGGCATTCATTTTCCGGAAGAGTATGGAGGGCAAGGTTACGGCATCATGGAGAATATCCTCGTGGTCGAGGAGTTCTGCCGGAAGGATTCGGGCGTGGGCATTGCCGTGACCTTGGCAGACTTCTCCTCCGAGGTGATCCTCCGTTTCGGCAACGAGGCCCAGAAGAAGAAGTATCTCATCCCGGTGGCCCGGGGCGAGATGATCTCAGGGGGCGCCTATACCGAACCCAATCACGGAAGCGACATCACCCTGATGGCCACCACCGCGGTGAAGCAGGGAGACTGCTTCGTGATCAACGGGACGAAAACCTTCATCACGAACGGGTTGCTCGCCGACTTCTTCGTGGTCCTTTGCCAGACCGATCCCCAGGCCAAACCGCCCTACCGAGGCCAGTGCACCATCCTCGTGGAGAGGGGGACCAAGGGATTGGAGGCCACCGAGATCATGCCGAAGATGGGGATCCGAATGACCTCCACGGCGGAGCTCTCCTTCAGCGACGTTCGAGTGCCCTTGACCCACCTGATCGGCGAGGAGAACAGAGGGTTCTACCAGGTCCTCGAATTCTTCGACGAGAGCCGGATCGAGATCGCAGCCCAGGGGGTGGGAATCGCCCAAGGAGCCTTTGACCGGGCTCTCGAATATGCCAAACAGAGGGAGCAGTTTGGAAGGAAGATCGTGGATTTCCAGGTCACCCAGCACAAGCTGGCCGATATGGCGACGAAAGTCGAGGTGGCCAGGCTTCTCACCTACAAGGCGGCCTGGAACTACGATCAGGGACGGATCGATCCCAAACTGACCTCGATGGCAAAGATGTTTGCCGGAAGAGTGGCTGTGGAGGTGGCCGACGAGGCCATCCAGATCTTCGGCGGCTATGGCTACATCACCGAATACGAGGTGGAGCGATTCTATCGCGACGCCAAGATCACCGAGATCTACGAAGGCACCAAGGAGATCCAGAAGAACACGATCGCCAGTGCCTTAATCGGAAAGATGAAGTGACCTTCAACCCAAATTCCGAAACCCGAAGGAGGGATAAAGAGCAGGGGGATCAGGCAGGCCGGATCCACCCCAAAGCCCCTCGAGGGGATGGAAAGGCCAGTCGAGATTCCTTTCGAGGTTCGAGATTCGGATTTTGGTTCGATGAGTGGAAAGAGAGATGAAGGTTGAAGAAGAGAAAATGATCCCCGAGGCATTGATCATCGGGGCCGGCATCGCAGGGATGCAGGCGGCTCTCGACATCGCGGACAAGGGCTTCAAGGTCCATCTCGTGGAGAAGGACCCTTCGATCGGAGGCCATATGGCCCAGCTCGACAAGACCTTCCCCACCCTCGACTGCTCCGCCTGCATCATCACCCCGAAGATGGTCGACACGGCCAATCACCCCAACATCAACCTCATGACCTATTCGGAGGTGGTGAAGATCGAGGGGAAGGTGGGGGACTTCAAGGTCACGATCCGGAAGAAACCCCGCTACGTCGAGATGACGAAATGCACGGCCTGTGCGGACTGCGTCTCCAAATGTCCGGTCTCCCTTCCCAATGAATTCGACATGGGGCTCGGTCTGAGGAAAGCGATCTACATCCCCTTCCCTCAGGCCGTCCCGCTCAAATATACGATGGATCGGAGAGGGACCCCGCCCTGCACCGCAACCTGTCCCCTCCACTGCAATGCCCAGGGCTACGTGGCCCTCATCTCCCAAGGAAAATTGAAGGAGGCCCTGGCCCTGGTGAGGCAGACCCTGCCCTTTCCCGGGATCCTCGCCTATGTCTGCGCCCGTCCCTGTGAAAGGGAATGCAAGAGGATCGAGGTGGATCGGCCCGTCTCCATCTGCCATCTGAAACGTTTCCTGGTCGATCACGTAGAGGAAGAAGACCTCCCCCTTGCCCCTTCGGAGGAGAAACCCCAGAAGGTCGCCATTGTGGGCGGAGGGCCTGCAGGCCTGACCGCGGCCTTCGATCTGAGGAGGAAGGGATACGCCGTGACCCTCTTCGAGGCGAAAGAGGAACTGGGCGGTCTCCTCACCCATGGCTTCCCCTCTTACCGGCTCCCGAAGGAGGTCGTGAAGAAGGACCTCTCGGTCGTTGAAAAGATGGGGGTCGAAATCCGGCTCAATACCGTGGTGGGAAGAGACCTCTCCTTCGAGGAGCTCCAGAAGACCTTTGATGCCCTCTTCATCTCCGTGGGGGCCTCCGGAGCTCATGACCCTGCCTTTGACGCGCTGCGGAAGAACCGGAGGGGGATGATCCAGGTCGATCCCCTCACGCTGGAGACCAATCTCAAGGGAGTCTTCGCCGGAGGCGATGCGGTCACAGGTCCCGGGACCATTATCGAGGCGATGGCCCAGGGGAGAAAGGCCGCCACCTCCATCGATCGTTGGATCCGGGGAGAGGACCTCCGGGCGGGCCGGGAGAATGAAGGGAAAACGGTCTCCCCCATGCAGAGTTCGATGCCTTATCCCGAAAGGCAACAGAGGGAAACCCCACCCCACATGATCGAGCCCCTTGGGCCGGGTCTAACCCTCGAGGAGGCCATGGAGGAGGCCAGGCGGTGCCTCAACTGCGGCGGATGTTCCGACTGCGGGGAATGCGCCAAATACTGTCAACCCAAGGCGATCAATTATCAGATGAAGGAAGAGCTCGTCGAACTCCATGTAGGGGTCATCATCCTGGCCACCGGGTTCGACCCCTTCGATCCCAAATTGAAGCCCGAATTTGGCTACGGCGTCTATCCCAATGTCCTTCACGGAATCGAGATGGAGCGTCTCTGTTCCGCTTCGGGTCCGACCAAGGGCGAGATCCTGATCCAAGGGAAGAAACCCAAAGAGATCGTCTTCATCCACTGTGTGGGTTCGAGGGATAAAACCGTCGGAAACGAATACTGTTCCAGGGTCTGTTGTATGTACACGGCCAAACAGGCCCATCTCGTTCGGGACAAGATCCCCGAGGCCCATATCACGGTCCTCTATATGGATGTGAGGGCCTTCGGGAAGGGATTCGAAGAATTTTACGAGAGGGTTCAGAAGGAGGAGATCGTCTATCGGAGGGCCAACCCCTCCGAAGTCTATCAACGGAACGGGAAGTTGGTGGTGCGGGCGGAGGATACCCTCCTCGGAGAACCCCTCGAACTGGAGGCGGACCTGGTGGTGCTCGCCTCGGGACTGGTGCCCAGGCGGGAGGACGGGCCTCTTAAAGCGATGCTCGGCCTCGAAAGCTCTTCGGATCGATTCTACGGGGAAGCCCCTGGGTTGGATCCGATCCTTACCCCGGTCGAAGGCATCTTTTTGGCCGGGTGCTGTCAAGGCCCGAAGGATATCCCCGACACGGTCGCCCAGGCAAGCGGCGCCGCCGCCCTGGCCTGCACCTTTTTGTCAAAAGGTCGCCGTCGCGACCTCAAGGTTGCGTAATTTCCCGTCGGGATACGAATTTCGGAGTTGGGTGGTTAATCTATGAAGATCGGTGTCTATATCTGCCATTGCGGAATCAACATCGCGGCCACGGTCGATATCGAGCGGGTGACGGCCTTCGCCTCGACGCTTCCCCATGTGGCCATCGCCAGGAACTATCAGTACATGTGCTCCGATCCGGGTCAGGACTGGATCAAGAACGACATCAAGAATTTGGGCATCGATCGCGTGGTGGTGGCAGCCTGCTCCCCAAGGATGCACGAGCCCACCTATCGGAATGCCTGTCGCTCCGCTGGGCTCAATCCTTACTTTTTCGAAATGGCCAACATCCGGGAGCAATGCTCCTGGGTGCATGCCGACCGGGAGGAGGCGACGAAGAAGGCGATGGACCTGATCGCCTCTGCGGTGGCCAAGGTCTCGCTCCATGAGCCTCTCGAGGAGAACGAGGTGGGCGTGACCCCATCGGTCCTCGTCATCGGCGGCGGGATCGCGGGGATCCAGGCGAGCCTCGACGTGGCCAATTCGGGTTTCGAAGTCTATCTCGTGGAGAAATCTCCTTCGATCGGAGGCCATCTGGCTCAGATCTACCGGACCTTCCCGTCCCTCGAAGAGACCTCCACCCTGCTCCTCCCGAAACTTCAGCAGGTCCATCACCACCCGCTCATCCACCTTCTCACCCAGACCGAATTGGTGGAGGTGGAGGGTTTCGTGGGGAACTTCCAGGCCAAGCTCAAACACAGGCCCCGGCATGTCAACCCCGAACGATGCACCTGCTGCAAAAAATGCGAGGAGGTCTGCCCGGTCAGGGTTCCGAACGAATTCAACCTGGGTCTCGATGAACGACCGGCCATCTACCTTCCCTTTCCGGATGCCGTGCCCCGCTGCTATACCATCGACGCCGAAAACTGTCTCTACTTCACCAAAGGGGAGTGCGGCCGGTGCCGTGAGATCTGCCCGGAAGGCGCGGTCCAGTTCGAAGAGGTGGGGATGGAGTTCGAGGTCAAAATCGGAACGATCATCGTGGCCACGGGCTATGACCCCTTCGATCCCAAATTGAAGCCCGAACTGGGTTACGGCGTCTATAAAAACGTCATCACGGGTCTCGAACTGGAGAGGTTGCTGGCCCCTGACGGACCGACCCGGGGAAAGCTCCTGATCGAGGGCAAGGAGCCCAAAAATATCGTCTTCATCAAATGTGTTGGCTCCAGGGACAAGACCGTCGGAAACGAGTACTGCTCCCGCATCTGCTGTATGTTCACGGCCAAACAGGCCTATCTCCTCAAGGAGAGGATCCCCGATGCCCGGATCACCATCTGCTACATCGACGTCCGGGCCTTCGGCAAAGGCTACGAACAGTTCTACGAGGCCGTCCAGCTCAAAGGGATATACTATCGAAAGGGCGTCCCATCGGAGATCTACCAGAGAAATGGAAAGTTGATCGTCAAGGCGGACGACGAACTCCTCGGGGAGCCCTACGAGGAAGAGGCCGATCTGGTCGTGCTGGCCACCGGCCTCACCCAGAGACAGGACGCCTCGGCCCTGAGGGGTCTTCTCAAGCTCTCCCTTTCTCCAGATCGCTTCTATCTCGAGGCCCATCCGAAGCTGAGGCCCCTCGATACGGCCGCCGATGGGATCTTCCTGGCCGGGACCTGTCAAGGTCCCAAGGATATCATGGATACGCTCTCCCAGGCCCACGGGACCGCCTCGCGGGCGACCATCCCGCTCTTTGCCGGCAAGGTGAGGATCGAGCCCATCACCGCCTGGGTCGATGTGGAGATCTGCGCGGGATGCGGGCTTTGCGAGCAAATCTGCGAATACCGGGCCTTGAGGCTCGACCCATACCGAAAGGTGATGACCGTCAACAAGGCCCTGTGCAAGGGGTGTGGCGCCTGCAACGCCACCTGCCCCTCGAGCGCCATCACCCTGAAACACTTCAAGACGGAGCAGATCATGGCCCAGCTCAGGGAGGTCTGTTAAACGGCCCTCTGCGAGGGATTAGGCCGAAGATCCATGGAGAAGGGTCTCGTTCAGGTTTACACAGGCAATGGGAAGGGGAAGACGACGGCGGCCCTCGGGTTGGCCCTCCGGGCAGCCGGCCATGGATTTAAAACGCTCGTCATCCAGTTCATGAAGGGGAACATCCAATACGGAGAACTGGAATCGGCCAAGAGGCTATCCCCCTATCTCACCATCCGCCAGATGGGGAGGGAGACCTTTGTCTCGAAGACGAACCCCGACCCCGTGGACATCGAATGGGCTCGTAAAGGGTTCGCCCTGGCCCGGGAGGCCGTGGCCAGCGGAGCCTACGATATCATCATCCTGGACGAAATCAACGTGGCCGTCGATTTTGGCTTGATCCCTTTGCCGGAGCTCCTTCGGCTTCTCGATTCAAAACCGGATTCGGTCGAGCTGGTCCTCACCGGAAGAAATGCGGCCGAGGAGGTCATCGATCGGGCCGATCTGGTCACGGAGATGGTCGAAAAGAAACATTACTTTCAAAAGGGGGTTACATCACGAATCGGAATTGAGATATAGGGATCGATAGGATCGTTGTCCTGTTGGGGTTTCTCGAGACGACCGTAGGAAAGCCCGCCTGGGGCTACCGATCCATCTTCTCCATGAACGGATTCTCTTCAAGAGGGGGTGGGGTCCATGTTCAAAGAAGACCAACTCAATAAGGTGGGAGAAGAGAAGAAGAGATGGGTCAACGATCTCTCCAAACTGCTTTCTGAAACGCCCGAACGCCTGCCTCGTTTCACCACCATCTCTGACCTCGAGATCAAAGGGCTTTACACACCCGAGGACATCAAAGACCTCGACTACACAAAAGACATCGGTTTCCCCGGCCTCTATCCTTTCACGCGAGGCGTCCAACCCTCTATGTACCGTGGCCGCCTCTGGACCATGCGGATGTTCTCCGGCCTCGGGGGTCCGGAGGAGACCAACCAGCGTTTCCATTATCTGCTCGATCACGGGGAGACCGGACTCTCCATCGCCTTCCACTACCCGACCCTGATGGGTTACGACAGCGATTCGCCGATGGCCCGGGGCGAAATCGGAAAGTGCGGGGTGGCCGTCGATACCCTCAAGGACATGGAGATCCTCTTCGAGGGGATCCCCCTCGACAAGGTGACCACCTCCATGACGATCAATCCACCGGCGGCCATTCTGCTGGCGATGTACATCGTGGTGGCGGAGAAACAGGGGGTGAGCAAGCGAGAGATCGGGGGCACGATCCAGAACGACATGTTGAAGGAGTTCATCGCCCAGAAGACCTTCATGCTGCCTCCGAAACCCTCCATGCGGATCATCGTGGACACGATCGAGTACTGCACCAAGGAGGTCCCCCGCTGGAACACGATCAGCATCAGTGGCTACCATATCCGTGAGGCTGGGTCGACGGCCGTCCAGGAGCTGGCCTTCACCCTCGCCGACGGAATCGCCTATGTGGAGGCCGCCCTCGAGAGAGGCCTCGATGTGGATGACTTTGCGCCGAGGCTCTCCTTCTTCTTCGACGCCCATATCGACTTCTTCGAAGAGATCGCCAAATTCAGGGCGGCCCGGAGGATGTGGGCCAAGATCATGCGGGAGCGGTTCATGGCCAAAAAACCTCGATCCTGGATGCTCCGCTTTCACACCCAGACCGCCGGGTGTTCGTTGACGGCCCAGCAACCTTTCAACAACATCGTCCGAACCGCCTACGAGGCCTTGGCGGCGGTGCTGGGCGGGACCCAATCGCTCCACACCAACTCCCTCGACGAGACCTATGCCATCCCGACCGAGGAAGCGGTCACCATCGCCCTCCGAACCCAGCAGATCCTGGCCGAGGAGACTGGGGTGGCCAACACCATCGATCCCCTGGCGGGATCCTATTTTGTGGAGGCCCTCACCAATCAGATGGAAGAGCAGGCCTGGGACTATATCCGCAAGATCGATGAGATGGGGGGGATGCTGAACGCCATCGAGAGGGGGTATCCCCAGATGGAGATCGCAGAGGCCGCCTATCGCTACCA from Thermodesulfobacteriota bacterium harbors:
- a CDS encoding electron transfer flavoprotein subunit alpha/FixB family protein codes for the protein MKEIIVVAEHRRGELRDVTFEMLSKGRELSESLGAQLSVALLGKDVRPLAEALKPKANRVLLVEDPRLESYNSETYEKVLTHLLTERRPILTMIGHTATGMDFAPPLAAHLKLPLATDLIGIEPKDETFALTRQIYGGKINAAVSFLKKSPSYIVTLRAGAFPVVEKPPLEGEIVPVASPLTDEALARRFIEYVESAAGEVDISQADILVAIGRGIKDAENIPMVKELADSIGGVLACSRPVVDKKWLPKGCQVGTSGKTVKPKVYIALGISGAFQHVAGMKGSGTIIAVNKDPKAPIFSVAHYGIVADLFKILPVIKEKLKELKK
- a CDS encoding acyl-CoA dehydrogenase family protein, translated to MDFELTQEQKDIQKAAREFIQGEYDKEKILEWEQTHSFPREVWKKACKLGFIGIHFPEEYGGQGYGIMENILVVEEFCRKDSGVGIAVTLADFSSEVILRFGNEAQKKKYLIPVARGEMISGGAYTEPNHGSDITLMATTAVKQGDCFVINGTKTFITNGLLADFFVVLCQTDPQAKPPYRGQCTILVERGTKGLEATEIMPKMGIRMTSTAELSFSDVRVPLTHLIGEENRGFYQVLEFFDESRIEIAAQGVGIAQGAFDRALEYAKQREQFGRKIVDFQVTQHKLADMATKVEVARLLTYKAAWNYDQGRIDPKLTSMAKMFAGRVAVEVADEAIQIFGGYGYITEYEVERFYRDAKITEIYEGTKEIQKNTIASALIGKMK
- a CDS encoding FAD-dependent oxidoreductase, whose protein sequence is MDRRGTPPCTATCPLHCNAQGYVALISQGKLKEALALVRQTLPFPGILAYVCARPCERECKRIEVDRPVSICHLKRFLVDHVEEEDLPLAPSEEKPQKVAIVGGGPAGLTAAFDLRRKGYAVTLFEAKEELGGLLTHGFPSYRLPKEVVKKDLSVVEKMGVEIRLNTVVGRDLSFEELQKTFDALFISVGASGAHDPAFDALRKNRRGMIQVDPLTLETNLKGVFAGGDAVTGPGTIIEAMAQGRKAATSIDRWIRGEDLRAGRENEGKTVSPMQSSMPYPERQQRETPPHMIEPLGPGLTLEEAMEEARRCLNCGGCSDCGECAKYCQPKAINYQMKEELVELHVGVIILATGFDPFDPKLKPEFGYGVYPNVLHGIEMERLCSASGPTKGEILIQGKKPKEIVFIHCVGSRDKTVGNEYCSRVCCMYTAKQAHLVRDKIPEAHITVLYMDVRAFGKGFEEFYERVQKEEIVYRRANPSEVYQRNGKLVVRAEDTLLGEPLELEADLVVLASGLVPRREDGPLKAMLGLESSSDRFYGEAPGLDPILTPVEGIFLAGCCQGPKDIPDTVAQASGAAALACTFLSKGRRRDLKVA
- a CDS encoding CoB--CoM heterodisulfide reductase iron-sulfur subunit A family protein, translated to MKIGVYICHCGINIAATVDIERVTAFASTLPHVAIARNYQYMCSDPGQDWIKNDIKNLGIDRVVVAACSPRMHEPTYRNACRSAGLNPYFFEMANIREQCSWVHADREEATKKAMDLIASAVAKVSLHEPLEENEVGVTPSVLVIGGGIAGIQASLDVANSGFEVYLVEKSPSIGGHLAQIYRTFPSLEETSTLLLPKLQQVHHHPLIHLLTQTELVEVEGFVGNFQAKLKHRPRHVNPERCTCCKKCEEVCPVRVPNEFNLGLDERPAIYLPFPDAVPRCYTIDAENCLYFTKGECGRCREICPEGAVQFEEVGMEFEVKIGTIIVATGYDPFDPKLKPELGYGVYKNVITGLELERLLAPDGPTRGKLLIEGKEPKNIVFIKCVGSRDKTVGNEYCSRICCMFTAKQAYLLKERIPDARITICYIDVRAFGKGYEQFYEAVQLKGIYYRKGVPSEIYQRNGKLIVKADDELLGEPYEEEADLVVLATGLTQRQDASALRGLLKLSLSPDRFYLEAHPKLRPLDTAADGIFLAGTCQGPKDIMDTLSQAHGTASRATIPLFAGKVRIEPITAWVDVEICAGCGLCEQICEYRALRLDPYRKVMTVNKALCKGCGACNATCPSSAITLKHFKTEQIMAQLREVC
- the cobO gene encoding cob(I)yrinic acid a,c-diamide adenosyltransferase; this translates as MEKGLVQVYTGNGKGKTTAALGLALRAAGHGFKTLVIQFMKGNIQYGELESAKRLSPYLTIRQMGRETFVSKTNPDPVDIEWARKGFALAREAVASGAYDIIILDEINVAVDFGLIPLPELLRLLDSKPDSVELVLTGRNAAEEVIDRADLVTEMVEKKHYFQKGVTSRIGIEI
- a CDS encoding methylmalonyl-CoA mutase family protein, with translation MFKEDQLNKVGEEKKRWVNDLSKLLSETPERLPRFTTISDLEIKGLYTPEDIKDLDYTKDIGFPGLYPFTRGVQPSMYRGRLWTMRMFSGLGGPEETNQRFHYLLDHGETGLSIAFHYPTLMGYDSDSPMARGEIGKCGVAVDTLKDMEILFEGIPLDKVTTSMTINPPAAILLAMYIVVAEKQGVSKREIGGTIQNDMLKEFIAQKTFMLPPKPSMRIIVDTIEYCTKEVPRWNTISISGYHIREAGSTAVQELAFTLADGIAYVEAALERGLDVDDFAPRLSFFFDAHIDFFEEIAKFRAARRMWAKIMRERFMAKKPRSWMLRFHTQTAGCSLTAQQPFNNIVRTAYEALAAVLGGTQSLHTNSLDETYAIPTEEAVTIALRTQQILAEETGVANTIDPLAGSYFVEALTNQMEEQAWDYIRKIDEMGGMLNAIERGYPQMEIAEAAYRYQRQIDSGEKVIVGVNKYVTDHPPITIWRMRPEIEERQLRRLQEVKRTRNNARVKACLEEIRKASLNGENLMPPIIEAVREYATIQEICDVWREVFGRYTDPGYF